The Pan troglodytes isolate AG18354 chromosome 19, NHGRI_mPanTro3-v2.0_pri, whole genome shotgun sequence region CCTCTTTAATGCCAAAGATGCTGAAGAAAAACTTCCAATCAGAAGACAAGTCAAAATCCAAGTATGTCAAAGAATAATCTAGttaatatgatcatttcaatcaTGCTATTAGTCCTTCCTACCCTCCACACCACTGCGAACACAAGTGCATGCACAGAGACACACGCAGGCACGCACGTGCCATGTCTTTAGACTTGAGGATAAGAAAACATTTCACAAGAAATACTAGTTTATGTTGCATTATACTTGGGCAGTCATTTCCTGTCCCATCTCCCGCCACCCTCCTTAGTTTCCCTTAAAATGGAGAGGGTCTGGTGagtttctaattttctttgtggATCTaaaagtctgtgagtctgtaagTTCCTTTCTGTCCTTGACAACGTCTGTCAGGAACAGCAAGTCCTCTGTGTGCTTTGAGCCCTTTGTGCTTGAGAAATCTCTTTCCATACTTGCAGCAAGCTGTGTGCCTGCCATGAGTCAACTGTGATGACAGGAATGGGATGACCCTCCCGACGAGGAGTGGCCCTATCCTGGGGAGCAACCCCAGCTTTGCTACCCTCTCCTTCCTAAGCCCCAGGTCGACCCCCACCCTGAAGACTCTGGACAGACTTCTTCCGACCTCGGCTCAGGatcctgccctccccacccccactgacTCTCAGAATTAGGAAGAAGCAAAGTGCTCCAACTCCAGCCCCATTGGGCCAGTTCACCCACCCAGTGTCACTTGAGGCTAAGGCAATCATGCCCAGCCATTACATTTAAACTAGTTTCACAATCATAGCAAGTCAGAGGGGCTGGGCGGGGGAACTCTTTTCACCTTTTACCAGATACCCAGTAGCCCAGTACCAGACTCACTGCACTGAATATGCTCAAACAGTCCCTGCCCTGTTGCCACTAGAGCTGTGGTGTTGGAACACCCCGCTCTTGCCACTTGTTATTTCAGCTTGACCTGGgagattcccttcccttccctccaccccacctgACCCTGCCTCCAAGTCTCCATCCTCATCCCCTCAGCACTCACCTGCCACATCCAGGTCCAGCTTGAAGTGGAAGGCATGTGTGTGCACCGTTCCCAGCACTCTTTCCCCCACACGGTTCCCAAAGAGGAGACCCTCCTCTCCCCCTTTCAGGAAAGCTGTGTTAATATAACCCGTGGCATGGACCCGCCCTTCAAGTGCCCCATTTGGGTACAACACAAAGTCCCAAACGTAGTCATAGTTGCCCACAGATGACACAGACCTGACCACAAGGGCTGAGCTGGCCAAACCACCATAGAAATGATTTTGAAGGTAATTGTGGTGCCTTCGAAGGGGCAGTCCCTGGGCTTCCTCAAATACACACACAGCCCCTGGAAGCAGCTGGACTGCCCCTTTACCCACTAATATATGGATGTCCACCATCGTGGCTTGATAGGGGCAGTCCACTCCCCGCACCAAGCCTCGGCTGTTACGGCCGAGTCCAAAGCTGCTATCCAAATAGCGAGTCAGCATCGTCTTGGGTGAATCGGCACCATAGATAGATACACACTCCTGGACACTGACTTCATAGGCTATTCGCTCACCCTGGAACCGAACATCAAAAATCCTCAGGCCGCTGAACACCCCATGGCCAAAGGTAAATGACCAGAGGGAGGATACCACCAGGTTTCCTTGCACACTGTACTGGGAACCCTGGGGCGAGAACTGAAGAGGGGGAAGAGGACCTGGAGAGTTCCGAGACCTCAGGGATGAAGCTCCATTTGGTGGAGGTAGAGGGACTCTAACCACTTCCAACCGGCCAGACTTAAACTCCCGTTCCAACTGGCCCAAGTCTGCATAGTAGTGCCCAAGGTAGAAGACCTGCTGGACAGTCCAGTGGGCAGGGTCCAGGGCCCTGTGGTCCAGTAGTAGCTCCAGCCCCACGGGGTGAAGGAAAAGACCAACCCCTGAGATGTTATGGTAGAGGGCCATCCAGGTAGCTCGGTCCCCTGAGCGCAAGCCCCGAGGGGTGGCATGCACAGCTGCCAGGGTAGAGCCATTGTAGTTGAAGGTGGACGACAGGAAGATGGGTGCCTTGGGTAGCTCCACCTCTTTCAGATGCCTCCACATCTGTGTAAACTCAGCTCTCAGCACCGGGCGACGGTGATAGGGCAGGGGCCCGCCGTGACGCTCCACAGTCACATCCCGCATGTAGGAGGGGTGAGGCAGCGGCCCCACCACCAGCTCACTCACATTGGGCTGGGGTTGTCCACCAAAGAGGACGATGGCCAGTGCCTCCCGGGCAGGTGGGGGGCTCCCCCTGTCCAGGTGGGCCAGGGCTGCAGCCTTGGGGGGCAGCTGCAGCTCCACTGAGAAGACGCAGTTGTCCGAGGGCTGAGCCTGGGCTGCGTCCACCAGCCCTGGCCCCAGCCGCTGGGTCAGAAAGCGCATCACAGCTGTCAGCTCCTCTCGGCTCAGGTCTGCAAACAGCTGGCTCTGGCCAGGGTGTGGCCAGGGCTGGGCCCTATGGGATACAGAGGGGCAGTGGGGAGGCTGGCTGGAACCACCTGGGCTGGTCAGCAAAACATAGGCCAGGGCAAAGATGGTAATGAGGGACAGTGCCAGGAACGCCAGGACTATCTTGAGATGCATGGTGGATGCTGAGAGCTGAAATCAGAGTTCTAACAGCTGCTCCTTCCAGTTACTGACATCAAGTCGGGCTTTATATTCGCTAGGGTGGATAGGAAGGGAGAAAACTCCACCCCATGGGTTGGGCAGGAAATTTCTGACCTTGATTTATGTAATTCTGTTCCAATTTTCTGTCCTGTGGTTTGGCCCAGGGCACTGCTTCCACATGCATAGCCTCTTCCTTGCCCCTGAACTCCCACTGGTAGCAGTCAGTACCAACTACTGATTTCCATCATTTAGACCAGATGAAAGGGAATCTGGGTTAACGATGCTAACCTCCAGTTTCCACCTGGAATGGGTCTCAGGAAGAGTACAAACCTCAGATGCCCAATTAAGTTCTGCAGCCTGCATGCAAGCACTAAGCTGTCCATTTTCCTACCTCCTGGCAGGAACTGCATCCCAACAGCTCCAGCATTCACTGCCATGTTCAGCAGTAAGCAATGAATTCTACTTGTTGCCTAATGCCAAGCCCTTGATTTGTAGTCAGGCCATTTCCATCCAGTGGAGTGGCTGAGGGCCTGGGCTTAGTAATCAGGTTTGTCCACCAATCCCAGTTCCCTCAGCTGTGTAACCTTAGCGGAAATACTTATCCTgagtctcagtgtcctcatctgtaacaaATAGATACAACTATCCTATAGATTCCTGAAGATTAAATGTGATCGTGCACATTAGGTACTTAACAGCCTGGCACAGGGGAGGCACTCACAAACTGCTAGCTTTTGGTAGTCATCTCTGAAAGAGAACAGAGCAGGTGCTCCTCCATTGTTCAAGACCTTAAACTTTTTTTACAGAGACAACGAGGGGATCATTGGAAACCAGAAGGCTACTTGCAAGGTGG contains the following coding sequences:
- the AOC2 gene encoding retina-specific copper amine oxidase isoform X1 — translated: MHLKIVLAFLALSLITIFALAYVLLTSPGGSSQPPHCPSVSHRAQPWPHPGQSQLFADLSREELTAVMRFLTQRLGPGLVDAAQAQPSDNCVFSVELQLPPKAAALAHLDRGSPPPAREALAIVLFGGQPQPNVSELVVGPLPHPSYMRDVTVERHGGPLPYHRRPVLRAEFTQMWRHLKEVELPKAPIFLSSTFNYNGSTLAAVHATPRGLRSGDRATWMALYHNISGVGLFLHPVGLELLLDHRALDPAHWTVQQVFYLGHYYADLGQLEREFKSGRLEVVRVPLPPPNGASSLRSRNSPGPLPPLQFSPQGSQYSVQGNLVVSSLWSFTFGHGVFSGLRIFDVRFQGERIAYEVSVQECVSIYGADSPKTMLTRYLDSSFGLGRNSRGLVRGVDCPYQATMVDIHILVGKGAVQLLPGAVCVFEEAQGLPLRRHHNYLQNHFYGGLASSALVVRSVSSVGNYDYVWDFVLYPNGALEGRVHATGYINTAFLKGGEEGLLFGNRVGERVLGTVHTHAFHFKLDLDVAGLKNWVVAEDVVFKPVAAPWNPEHWLQRPQLTRQVLGKEDLTAFSLGSPLPRYLYLASNQTNAWGHQRGYRIQIHSPLGIHIPLESDMERALSWGRYQLVVTQRKEEESQSSSIYHQNDIWTPTVTFADFINNETLLGEDLVAWVTASFLHIPHAEDIPNTVTLGNRVGFLLRPYNFFDEDPSIFSPGSVYFEKGQDAGLCSINPVACLPDLAACVPDLPPFSYQGF
- the AOC2 gene encoding retina-specific copper amine oxidase isoform X2; protein product: MHLKIVLAFLALSLITIFALAYVLLTSPGGSSQPPHCPSVSHRAQPWPHPGQSQLFADLSREELTAVMRFLTQRLGPGLVDAAQAQPSDNCVFSVELQLPPKAAALAHLDRGSPPPAREALAIVLFGGQPQPNVSELVVGPLPHPSYMRDVTVERHGGPLPYHRRPVLRAEFTQMWRHLKEVELPKAPIFLSSTFNYNGSTLAAVHATPRGLRSGDRATWMALYHNISGVGLFLHPVGLELLLDHRALDPAHWTVQQVFYLGHYYADLGQLEREFKSGRLEVVRVPLPPPNGASSLRSRNSPGPLPPLQFSPQGSQYSVQGNLVVSSLWSFTFGHGVFSGLRIFDVRFQGERIAYEVSVQECVSIYGADSPKTMLTRYLDSSFGLGRNSRGLVRGVDCPYQATMVDIHILVGKGAVQLLPGAVCVFEEAQGLPLRRHHNYLQNHFYGGLASSALVVRSVSSVGNYDYVWDFVLYPNGALEGRVHATGYINTAFLKGGEEGLLFGNRVGERVLGTVHTHAFHFKLDLDVAGLKNWVVAEDVVFKPVAAPWNPEHWLQRPQLTRQVLGKEDLTAFSLGSPLPRYLYLASNQTNAWGHQRGYQLVVTQRKEEESQSSSIYHQNDIWTPTVTFADFINNETLLGEDLVAWVTASFLHIPHAEDIPNTVTLGNRVGFLLRPYNFFDEDPSIFSPGSVYFEKGQDAGLCSINPVACLPDLAACVPDLPPFSYQGF